A window of Raineyella sp. W15-4 contains these coding sequences:
- a CDS encoding CoA transferase subunit A has protein sequence MDKVVAAAAQAVGVVRSGGMIAAGGFGVCGIPAVLLAALGETGVGELTVVSNNCGIEGIGTSMLLENRQVRRLIASYVGENKELERQYLAGEVEIELNPQGTLAERLRAGGAGIAAFYTRTGVGTVVAEGGMPIRYASDGSVAVASEPKPTRLLPWDGEEHLFVLELALRPDVAFVRAWRGDRFGNLVFRQAARNFNPLCAMAARYTVAEVEEFVEPGELDPDAIHLPGVFVDAVLPLTREQAGDKPIERRIVRPRPDRAGGIRDREPRSTVGVAS, from the coding sequence GGCGGGATGATCGCCGCCGGCGGATTCGGGGTGTGCGGCATCCCCGCGGTGCTGCTCGCCGCGCTCGGCGAGACCGGGGTGGGCGAGCTCACCGTGGTGTCGAACAATTGCGGGATCGAGGGGATCGGCACCTCGATGCTGCTGGAGAACCGGCAGGTGCGCCGGCTGATCGCCTCCTATGTCGGGGAGAACAAGGAGCTCGAACGCCAGTACCTCGCCGGAGAGGTCGAGATCGAACTGAACCCCCAGGGCACCCTGGCGGAGCGGCTCCGTGCAGGGGGCGCTGGCATCGCCGCGTTCTACACCCGGACCGGTGTCGGCACCGTCGTCGCCGAGGGTGGCATGCCGATCCGCTACGCCTCCGACGGATCGGTGGCGGTGGCGTCGGAACCGAAACCCACCCGGCTGCTGCCGTGGGACGGCGAGGAGCACCTGTTCGTCCTCGAGCTCGCTCTGCGACCCGACGTGGCGTTCGTCCGCGCCTGGCGGGGAGATCGGTTCGGCAACCTGGTGTTCCGGCAGGCGGCGCGCAATTTCAACCCGCTGTGCGCGATGGCCGCCCGGTACACCGTCGCAGAGGTGGAGGAGTTCGTCGAGCCGGGCGAACTGGATCCCGACGCGATCCACCTGCCGGGGGTGTTCGTCGATGCCGTGCTGCCGCTCACCCGGGAGCAAGCCGGTGACAAACCGATCGAACGCCGGATCGTCCGGCCCCGCCCGGACCGGGCCGGCGGCATCCGGGACAGGGAACCGCGGAGCACGGTGGGGGTCGCATCATGA